In Streptococcus dysgalactiae subsp. dysgalactiae, the following are encoded in one genomic region:
- the rimI gene encoding ribosomal protein S18-alanine N-acetyltransferase, with translation MKTLEEKARAIHQLLEMTYEKSPWTLEQVLADIQQDQTDYFLIEEQGKLLAFLAIQSLIGETEITNIAVLSSHQGRGLASQLMRHLDEIIGDIFLEVRESNRKAQGLYRKFGFELVGKRQAYYHDPIEAALVMKREGKHDR, from the coding sequence ATGAAAACACTTGAGGAAAAAGCGAGAGCCATTCACCAGCTCCTCGAAATGACTTATGAAAAGTCGCCTTGGACTTTGGAGCAAGTCTTGGCGGATATACAACAAGATCAAACAGATTATTTTCTGATTGAAGAGCAAGGAAAGTTACTGGCTTTTTTAGCTATTCAATCCTTAATTGGAGAGACAGAAATCACTAATATCGCAGTTTTATCCAGTCATCAAGGTCGGGGACTAGCTTCTCAGTTGATGAGACATTTAGATGAGATTATTGGCGATATTTTTTTAGAAGTGAGGGAATCAAATCGTAAAGCCCAAGGCCTGTATCGGAAATTTGGTTTTGAGCTTGTCGGCAAAAGACAAGCGTATTACCATGATCCTATTGAAGCGGCCTTGGTGATGAAACGGGAAGGAAAACATGACAGATAG
- the tsaB gene encoding tRNA (adenosine(37)-N6)-threonylcarbamoyltransferase complex dimerization subunit type 1 TsaB, with product MKILAFDTSNITLSLAILENEQLLADMTLNIKKNHSISLMPAIDFLMASVDLKPKDLDRIVVAQGPGSYTGLRVAVATAKMLAYSLGIDLVGVSSLYALAAQTCQQYPDSLVVPLVDARRQNAYVGYYRQGELVLPESHSSLEAILTQLEGEANLTFVGETAPFAERIQEELHQARIVPTLPSAYECGLLGQRLAPENVDAFVPQYLKRVEAEENWLKDHQASGDSQYIKRV from the coding sequence ATGAAGATACTTGCATTTGATACCTCAAATATAACCCTCTCCCTTGCCATCCTAGAGAATGAACAGCTTTTGGCGGACATGACACTTAATATCAAGAAAAATCATAGCATTAGCCTTATGCCGGCTATTGATTTTTTGATGGCTTCTGTAGATCTCAAACCCAAGGATTTGGACAGGATTGTGGTGGCGCAAGGACCTGGATCTTATACAGGGTTGCGAGTAGCAGTTGCGACGGCCAAGATGCTAGCTTACAGCTTAGGCATCGATTTAGTTGGCGTCTCGAGTTTATATGCCTTGGCAGCACAAACCTGTCAGCAATACCCAGACAGTTTGGTAGTGCCCTTAGTTGATGCCAGACGCCAAAATGCTTATGTGGGTTACTACCGACAAGGGGAACTAGTTCTGCCAGAAAGTCATTCGTCTTTAGAGGCTATTTTGACTCAATTAGAAGGAGAGGCTAATCTCACTTTTGTTGGAGAAACGGCTCCTTTTGCTGAGCGCATTCAAGAGGAACTACATCAAGCCAGAATCGTGCCAACCCTCCCTTCAGCCTACGAATGCGGTCTTTTGGGGCAAAGATTGGCACCAGAAAATGTAGATGCCTTTGTTCCTCAATACCTAAAGAGGGTAGAGGCTGAAGAAAATTGGTTGAAGGATCATCAAGCGAGTGGTGACAGCCAATACATTAAGCGGGTGTAA
- a CDS encoding peptide ABC transporter substrate-binding protein has product MKGLQSYPWKRIGLGTLTLASATILMACGNKAASTDNKDEISWYTPTEIITLDISKNTDTYSSLAIGNSGSNLLRVDAKGKLQPDLAEKVDVSEDGLTYTATLRDGLKWSDGSDLTAEDFVYTWKRMVDPATASEYAYLATESHLKNAEDINTGKNTDLDSLGVKADGNKVIFTLTEPAPQFKSLLSFSNFVPQKESFVKEAGKDYGTTSEKQLYSGPYTVKDWNGTSGTFKLVKNKNYWDAKNVKTKTVKVQTVKKPDTAVQMYKQGKLDFANISGTSAIYNANKKNKDVVPVLEATTAYMVYNQTGSVEALSNLKIRQALNLATDREGIVSAAVDTGSKPATGIAPTGLAKLTDGTDLAKHVAPGYKYDEKEAGKLFKEGLAELGKDSLKVTITADADTPVAKASVDYIKETWEKALPGLTVEEKFVPFKQRLEDTKNQNFEVAVALWGGDYPEGSTFYGLFKSGSAYNYGKFTNSDYDSAYEKALTTDALDTDKAADDYKAAEKALYDNALYNPLYFRSGKGLQNPSIKGLIRNSTGLNVDFTYAYKK; this is encoded by the coding sequence ATGAAAGGATTACAATCATATCCATGGAAACGGATTGGACTGGGAACATTAACACTTGCGTCAGCTACGATTTTAATGGCATGTGGAAATAAAGCGGCTTCTACCGATAATAAGGATGAAATCAGTTGGTACACGCCTACCGAAATCATCACTCTTGATATTTCCAAAAACACAGACACGTATTCAAGTTTAGCCATTGGTAACTCTGGTAGTAATCTTCTTCGTGTGGATGCCAAAGGGAAGCTTCAACCGGATCTAGCTGAAAAAGTGGATGTTTCAGAAGATGGTTTAACCTATACAGCAACCTTGCGTGATGGGTTGAAATGGTCTGATGGTAGTGATTTGACTGCAGAAGATTTTGTTTATACCTGGAAACGTATGGTAGACCCTGCCACAGCATCTGAATATGCTTATCTGGCAACAGAATCTCACTTAAAAAATGCTGAAGATATCAATACTGGTAAGAATACCGATTTGGATAGTTTAGGCGTTAAGGCTGATGGCAATAAAGTTATCTTTACCTTGACAGAACCAGCTCCACAATTCAAGAGTTTGCTATCCTTTTCTAACTTTGTTCCTCAAAAAGAATCCTTTGTTAAAGAAGCGGGTAAAGACTACGGTACTACATCAGAAAAACAACTTTACTCTGGACCATATACGGTCAAGGATTGGAACGGTACAAGTGGCACCTTTAAGTTAGTGAAAAACAAAAACTACTGGGATGCTAAGAACGTTAAGACTAAAACGGTCAAAGTTCAAACCGTTAAAAAACCAGACACAGCCGTTCAAATGTACAAACAAGGTAAACTTGATTTTGCTAACATTTCAGGAACATCTGCTATCTATAACGCCAATAAAAAGAATAAAGATGTTGTCCCAGTGTTAGAAGCAACCACAGCTTACATGGTTTACAATCAAACAGGGTCTGTTGAAGCCCTCAGCAATCTTAAGATTCGCCAAGCCTTGAATTTAGCAACTGATCGTGAAGGTATTGTTTCCGCTGCTGTTGATACGGGTTCAAAACCAGCAACTGGCATTGCACCAACTGGTTTAGCGAAGTTAACCGATGGAACAGACTTGGCAAAACATGTCGCACCAGGTTACAAATATGATGAAAAAGAAGCTGGTAAGCTCTTCAAAGAAGGTTTGGCTGAGCTTGGAAAAGATTCTCTTAAAGTAACCATCACTGCTGATGCGGATACCCCAGTTGCCAAAGCTTCTGTTGATTATATCAAAGAAACTTGGGAGAAGGCCCTTCCTGGTTTAACCGTCGAAGAAAAATTTGTACCATTTAAACAACGTTTGGAAGACACCAAAAACCAAAACTTTGAAGTAGCTGTAGCCCTTTGGGGAGGTGACTACCCAGAAGGATCAACCTTCTACGGTTTATTTAAATCAGGTTCTGCTTACAACTATGGTAAGTTCACTAATTCAGATTACGATTCAGCTTATGAAAAAGCCTTAACAACAGATGCTCTTGATACAGACAAAGCAGCAGATGACTACAAGGCAGCAGAAAAAGCGCTTTATGACAATGCCCTTTACAACCCACTTTATTTCCGTAGTGGTAAAGGTTTGCAAAACCCAAGCATCAAAGGACTTATCCGTAATTCAACTGGATTAAACGTTGACTTTACATACGCTTATAAAAAATAA
- a CDS encoding ABC transporter permease encodes MTKYLLKRVAILLATLWVVVTLSFFLMQVMPGTPYNNPKLTDEMIAMMNKQYGLDKPLWQQYLKYLFDILHGDFGTSYQSINQSVTRLISQRLGVSVHLGIQALVVGISSGLFVGAVSARNKNNKIDAILSVISTLGISVPAFIIGLLLLDYFGFKWALLPLSGWGTFGQTILPTLALAIPVFAQVTRFFRSEMIETLNSDYIQLARAKGLTKRQVTRKHAYRNSMIPVLTLVGPMAANILTGSALIEQIFSIPGIGQQFVSSIPTKDYPVIMGTTIVYALMLMVAILITDIIISIADPRVRLG; translated from the coding sequence ATGACAAAATATCTCTTAAAACGTGTGGCTATTTTGCTAGCAACACTGTGGGTTGTGGTGACCTTATCTTTCTTTTTGATGCAGGTGATGCCAGGGACACCATACAATAACCCTAAATTAACTGATGAAATGATTGCCATGATGAATAAGCAATATGGCTTGGATAAACCCTTGTGGCAACAATACTTGAAGTACCTATTTGATATTTTACATGGTGATTTTGGTACCAGCTACCAATCTATTAACCAATCAGTCACTAGATTGATTTCGCAACGGCTAGGTGTTTCCGTTCATTTGGGTATTCAAGCTCTTGTGGTAGGGATTAGCTCTGGGTTGTTTGTCGGAGCGGTTTCAGCACGTAATAAAAATAATAAGATTGACGCCATTCTAAGCGTGATTTCTACTCTTGGTATTTCGGTGCCAGCCTTTATTATTGGTTTGTTGCTGTTGGACTACTTTGGTTTCAAATGGGCTTTATTACCACTTTCTGGCTGGGGAACCTTTGGGCAAACGATCTTGCCAACGTTAGCGTTAGCTATTCCTGTATTTGCTCAAGTCACTCGCTTTTTCCGTAGTGAAATGATTGAAACCTTGAACTCTGACTATATTCAATTAGCGCGTGCCAAGGGATTAACCAAACGTCAAGTGACTCGAAAACACGCCTATCGGAATTCTATGATTCCTGTATTGACCTTGGTAGGGCCTATGGCTGCTAATATTTTAACGGGATCGGCCTTAATTGAACAAATTTTTTCCATTCCAGGTATTGGGCAACAATTTGTATCGTCCATTCCAACAAAAGATTATCCTGTGATTATGGGAACAACGATTGTGTACGCCCTCATGTTGATGGTAGCTATTTTGATAACTGATATTATCATTAGTATAGCAGACCCACGTGTGCGGTTGGGATAG
- a CDS encoding ABC transporter ATP-binding protein, protein MTNETILSVKNLHVDFKTYAGDVKAIRDISFDLKKGETLAIVGESGSGKSVTTRTLMGLNAKNANLSGEIDFKGKKLNTLKEEEWVKVRGKEIAMIFQDPMTSLDPTMKIGMQIAEAILIHENISKQEALSRALELMHQVGIPNAEEHINDYPHQWSGGMRQRAVIAIALAANPEILIADEPTTALDVTIQAQILKLMKEIQQQTKSSIIFITHDLGVVAGMADRVAVMYAGKIVEYGTVDEVFYNPQHPYTWGLLNSMPTTDTASGSLESIPGTPPDLLNPPKGDAFAARNEFALDIDHVEAPPMFKVSDTHYAATWLLDERAPKVTPPVQIQKRWAKWQKREGGKLNE, encoded by the coding sequence ATGACAAACGAAACCATTTTAAGTGTTAAAAACCTCCACGTTGATTTCAAAACCTATGCAGGGGATGTGAAAGCTATTCGAGATATTAGTTTTGACCTCAAAAAAGGAGAAACGCTTGCGATTGTTGGGGAATCTGGATCAGGAAAATCAGTGACCACTAGGACCTTGATGGGCTTAAATGCTAAAAATGCTAACCTTTCTGGGGAAATTGATTTTAAAGGAAAAAAGCTCAATACCCTTAAGGAAGAAGAATGGGTTAAGGTGCGTGGTAAAGAAATTGCCATGATTTTCCAAGACCCAATGACCAGTCTCGATCCAACGATGAAAATCGGAATGCAAATTGCTGAAGCTATTTTGATTCATGAGAATATTAGTAAGCAAGAAGCCTTGAGTCGCGCCCTTGAATTGATGCATCAAGTAGGTATTCCAAATGCTGAAGAGCATATTAATGATTATCCACATCAGTGGTCAGGTGGGATGCGTCAGCGTGCTGTGATTGCTATCGCTCTTGCAGCTAATCCAGAAATCCTGATTGCTGATGAACCGACCACAGCGCTTGATGTTACCATTCAGGCACAAATCTTGAAATTAATGAAAGAAATCCAACAACAGACGAAATCGTCTATTATTTTCATTACCCATGACCTTGGAGTTGTGGCTGGTATGGCTGATCGTGTCGCGGTAATGTATGCTGGAAAAATTGTTGAGTATGGAACGGTGGATGAAGTCTTTTATAACCCACAACACCCTTATACATGGGGCTTGCTTAATTCTATGCCAACTACAGATACCGCCTCAGGGAGTTTAGAATCTATTCCAGGAACGCCGCCTGACTTGCTTAATCCTCCTAAGGGAGATGCTTTTGCAGCCCGCAATGAATTTGCCTTGGATATTGATCATGTGGAGGCTCCGCCGATGTTTAAGGTCAGCGACACCCATTATGCGGCAACTTGGTTATTAGATGAGCGAGCGCCCAAAGTCACTCCGCCAGTTCAAATTCAAAAACGATGGGCAAAATGGCAAAAACGAGAAGGAGGCAAGCTAAATGAATGA
- the rnjA gene encoding ribonuclease J1, with protein MTNISLKPNEVGVFAIGGLGEIGKNTYGIEYQDEIIIVDAGIKFPEDDLLGIDYVIPDYSYIVDNLDRVKALVITHGHEDHIGGIPFLLKQANIPIYAGPLTLALIRGKLEEHGLWRDATVHEINHNTELTFKNMSVTFFRTTHSIPEPLGIVIHTPQGKIICTGDFKFDFTPVGDPADLHRMAALGEEGVLCLLSDSTNAEVPTFTNSEKVVGQSILKIIEGIHGRIIFASFASNIYRLQQAAEAAVKTGRKIAVFGRSMEKAIVNGIELGYIKVPRGTFIEANELKNYHANEVLIMCTGSQGESMAALARIANGTHRQVSLQPGDTVIFSSSPIPGNTTSVNKLINTIQEAGVEVIHGKVNNIHTSGHGGQQEQKLMLRLIKPKYFMPVHGEYRMQKVHAGLAMDTGIPKENIFIMENGDVLALTSDSARIAGHFNAQDIYVDGNGIGDIGTAVLRDRRDLSEDGVVLAVATVDFETQMILAGPDILSRGFIYMRESGDLIRESQRVLFNAIRIALKNKDASIQSVNGAIVNALRPFLYEKTEREPIIIPMVLTPDKD; from the coding sequence ATGACAAATATCAGTTTAAAACCTAATGAAGTTGGGGTTTTTGCCATCGGTGGTCTCGGGGAAATCGGAAAAAACACTTACGGGATTGAATACCAAGACGAAATCATCATCGTTGATGCTGGTATTAAATTTCCAGAAGACGACTTATTGGGAATTGACTACGTTATTCCAGACTATTCTTATATTGTTGATAATTTGGATCGGGTTAAGGCCCTTGTCATCACACACGGTCACGAGGACCATATCGGTGGCATTCCTTTCCTCCTCAAACAGGCTAATATCCCTATCTATGCAGGACCTTTAACCCTCGCCCTCATCCGTGGGAAATTGGAAGAACACGGTCTCTGGCGTGATGCTACGGTTCACGAAATCAATCATAACACTGAACTAACCTTCAAAAACATGAGTGTAACCTTCTTTAGGACGACTCACTCCATCCCAGAACCCCTTGGTATTGTGATTCATACCCCACAAGGAAAAATCATCTGTACAGGGGACTTTAAGTTTGACTTTACCCCAGTAGGAGACCCAGCTGACTTGCACCGCATGGCTGCCCTTGGTGAAGAGGGCGTTCTTTGCCTACTCTCTGATTCAACCAATGCGGAGGTCCCAACCTTTACCAATTCTGAAAAAGTCGTTGGTCAATCCATCTTGAAGATTATCGAAGGCATTCATGGACGCATTATCTTTGCTTCCTTCGCTTCAAACATCTACCGTTTGCAACAGGCTGCTGAAGCTGCTGTCAAAACTGGACGTAAAATTGCTGTCTTTGGACGATCAATGGAAAAAGCGATTGTTAACGGGATTGAACTTGGCTACATCAAGGTTCCAAGAGGCACCTTTATTGAAGCAAATGAACTTAAAAACTACCATGCTAATGAAGTATTGATTATGTGTACAGGTAGTCAGGGAGAGTCAATGGCTGCGCTTGCTCGTATTGCCAACGGGACGCATCGCCAAGTTAGCTTACAACCAGGCGACACGGTTATTTTCTCATCTAGCCCAATTCCAGGAAACACCACAAGTGTCAACAAACTGATCAATACCATCCAAGAAGCCGGCGTTGAAGTTATCCACGGAAAAGTGAATAATATCCACACGTCAGGGCACGGTGGCCAGCAAGAGCAAAAACTCATGCTGCGCTTGATTAAACCAAAATATTTCATGCCTGTTCATGGGGAATACCGTATGCAAAAAGTCCACGCAGGACTCGCTATGGATACCGGTATCCCAAAGGAAAATATCTTTATCATGGAAAACGGCGACGTCCTTGCCTTGACAAGTGATAGTGCTCGTATTGCAGGTCATTTCAACGCACAAGACATTTACGTTGACGGAAATGGTATTGGTGATATTGGTACAGCTGTCTTGAGAGACCGTCGTGATTTATCAGAAGATGGTGTTGTTTTAGCTGTTGCTACTGTTGATTTTGAGACTCAAATGATTCTAGCTGGACCAGATATTCTAAGCCGTGGCTTCATTTACATGCGTGAGTCAGGCGACTTGATTCGCGAAAGCCAACGGGTGTTATTCAATGCCATCCGTATTGCCTTGAAAAACAAGGATGCCAGCATCCAATCAGTCAACGGGGCCATTGTCAACGCCCTTCGTCCGTTCCTATATGAAAAAACCGAACGTGAACCTATAATTATTCCGATGGTATTGACACCGGACAAAGACTAA
- a CDS encoding ABC transporter permease: MVEERKSFQLVGAGSSDSQEKIQKPALSFLQDAWRRLKHNKLAVVAMLFLAVLLVFSVGSNAVVSRQDANSFNSKEVSVYRNLPPKLSSSLPFWNGTITYAGNTEANDAYADQGVPEGEAFLLGTDNLGRSLGKRITVGIRISLLIAIVATLIDLIIGVTYGLVSGFTGGKVDTVMQRIIEIISSIPNLVIVTMLGLLLGNGVTSIIISIAIVGWTSMARQVRNLTLSYRERDFVLASRALGENNVKIAFKHVLPNISGIIIVQIMMTVPSAIMYESVLSAINLGVKPPTASLGSLITDAQENLQYYPYQVLLPALALVFISLAFILLGDGLRDAFDPKSSNE, from the coding sequence ATGGTAGAAGAAAGAAAGTCATTTCAACTTGTGGGGGCAGGAAGCTCTGATTCACAAGAAAAAATTCAAAAGCCAGCACTGTCTTTTCTGCAGGATGCTTGGCGTCGTCTAAAACATAATAAATTAGCGGTTGTTGCCATGCTATTTTTGGCTGTGCTACTGGTCTTTTCAGTAGGGTCAAATGCAGTGGTTTCTAGGCAAGATGCCAATAGTTTTAACAGTAAGGAAGTTAGCGTTTACCGTAATTTACCTCCTAAATTGAGCAGTAGCTTGCCATTTTGGAACGGAACCATTACCTATGCTGGAAATACGGAGGCTAATGATGCTTATGCTGACCAAGGTGTCCCAGAAGGGGAAGCATTTCTATTAGGAACGGATAATCTGGGACGTAGTCTTGGCAAACGCATTACGGTAGGGATTCGGATTTCGCTTTTGATTGCTATCGTCGCAACCTTAATTGACCTTATTATCGGGGTCACTTACGGGTTAGTCTCTGGATTTACTGGGGGTAAGGTGGATACGGTCATGCAACGGATTATTGAGATTATTTCCTCTATCCCTAACTTAGTTATTGTAACCATGTTGGGACTCTTGCTTGGAAATGGAGTAACTTCAATTATTATTTCGATTGCGATTGTGGGTTGGACTTCTATGGCTAGGCAGGTGCGTAATTTGACCTTATCTTACCGTGAACGCGACTTTGTGTTAGCCTCTCGGGCATTAGGCGAAAACAATGTCAAAATTGCCTTTAAACATGTCTTGCCAAATATTTCAGGGATTATCATTGTGCAAATCATGATGACAGTACCAAGTGCCATTATGTATGAATCAGTCTTGTCTGCCATCAACCTCGGTGTCAAACCACCAACTGCTTCACTTGGCTCTTTGATTACAGATGCTCAGGAAAATTTGCAATATTACCCTTATCAGGTCTTGCTTCCAGCTCTTGCTTTAGTTTTTATTTCCTTGGCATTTATTCTTTTAGGAGATGGGCTACGCGATGCCTTTGATCCAAAATCAAGTAACGAATAG
- the tsaD gene encoding tRNA (adenosine(37)-N6)-threonylcarbamoyltransferase complex transferase subunit TsaD → MTDRYILAVESSCDETSVAILKNDNILLSNIIASQVESHKRFGGVVPEVASRHHVEVITTCVEDALQEAGIQASDLSAVAVTYGPGLVGALLVGLAAAKAFAWANDLPLIPVNHMAGHLMAAREQKPLVYPLLALLVSGGHTELVYVTEPGAYHIVGETRDDAVGEAYDKVGRVMGLTYPAGREIDQLAHKGQDTYHFPRAMIKEDHLEFSFSGLKSAFINLHHNADQKGEELVLEDLCASFQAAALDILLAKTKKALAKYPAEMLVVAGGVAANQGLRERLAEEITDIEVVIPPLRLCGDNAGMIALAAAVEYDKQHFARLDLNAKPSLTFDQFNKD, encoded by the coding sequence ATGACAGATAGGTATATTTTAGCAGTCGAGAGTTCTTGTGATGAGACCAGCGTTGCTATTTTAAAAAACGATAACATTTTATTGAGTAACATCATTGCAAGTCAGGTTGAGAGCCATAAACGCTTTGGAGGTGTTGTGCCAGAAGTAGCTAGCAGGCACCATGTAGAAGTCATTACCACCTGCGTTGAGGATGCTTTGCAAGAAGCTGGTATTCAGGCCTCGGACCTTTCAGCAGTTGCCGTGACCTATGGTCCTGGACTTGTTGGAGCACTCCTAGTTGGTTTAGCAGCAGCCAAGGCCTTTGCTTGGGCCAATGACCTTCCCTTGATTCCAGTCAATCATATGGCAGGACACCTCATGGCTGCGCGTGAACAAAAACCCTTGGTTTATCCTTTGTTAGCCTTATTGGTATCAGGAGGCCACACCGAATTGGTTTATGTCACAGAACCTGGTGCCTATCATATTGTCGGTGAAACGCGCGATGATGCTGTTGGGGAAGCTTATGATAAGGTGGGACGTGTCATGGGCTTGACCTATCCTGCTGGTCGTGAAATTGATCAACTGGCTCACAAGGGGCAAGATACTTATCATTTCCCTCGTGCCATGATTAAGGAAGATCATTTGGAGTTTTCCTTTTCTGGGCTTAAGTCAGCTTTCATTAACCTTCATCACAATGCGGATCAAAAAGGAGAAGAATTGGTCTTGGAAGATTTATGTGCTTCTTTCCAAGCTGCCGCTCTTGATATCTTATTAGCTAAAACTAAAAAAGCCTTGGCTAAATACCCAGCTGAGATGTTGGTTGTAGCAGGTGGTGTTGCTGCTAATCAGGGCTTGCGCGAACGCTTAGCAGAGGAAATCACTGACATTGAGGTGGTCATTCCGCCACTAAGGCTTTGTGGGGATAATGCTGGGATGATTGCCCTAGCGGCAGCTGTCGAATACGATAAGCAACATTTTGCCAGATTGGACTTGAATGCTAAGCCTAGCTTAACCTTTGATCAGTTCAATAAAGATTAG
- a CDS encoding ABC transporter ATP-binding protein, whose product MNDNRKKLVELKNVSLTFNKGKKNEVKAIDNVSFDIYEGEVFGLVGESGSGKTTVGRAILKLYDINEGEIIFNGETVSHLKGKDLRTFRKDAQMIFQDPQASLNGRMKIRDIVAEGLDIHGLTASKAEREERVQELLDLVGLNKDHLTRYPHEFSGGQRQRIGIARALAVKPKFIIADEPISALDVSIQAQVVNLMQKLQYKRGLTYLFIAHDLSMVKYISDRIGVMHWGKMLEIGTSDDVYNHPIHPYTKSLLSAIPEPDPDKERQRVADVYDPSQELDGQERQMHEITPGHFVLATQEEAGQYRREYR is encoded by the coding sequence ATGAATGATAATCGAAAGAAATTAGTAGAGTTAAAAAATGTCTCCTTAACTTTCAATAAGGGAAAGAAAAACGAAGTCAAAGCCATTGATAATGTGAGCTTTGATATTTATGAAGGGGAAGTGTTTGGACTGGTTGGGGAATCTGGATCAGGAAAAACAACTGTTGGTCGTGCCATTTTAAAGCTTTATGATATTAATGAAGGGGAAATTATTTTTAATGGTGAAACTGTTTCTCATTTGAAAGGGAAAGACTTGCGGACCTTTCGTAAGGATGCTCAGATGATTTTCCAAGATCCTCAGGCTAGTCTTAACGGCCGTATGAAAATCAGAGATATTGTGGCAGAAGGGCTAGATATTCATGGACTAACAGCTTCAAAAGCAGAACGAGAAGAACGCGTGCAAGAACTCCTTGATTTGGTTGGGTTGAATAAGGATCATTTGACACGTTACCCCCATGAATTTTCTGGTGGTCAACGTCAACGGATTGGGATTGCCCGTGCTTTGGCGGTGAAACCTAAATTTATCATTGCTGATGAACCTATCTCAGCTCTTGATGTGTCGATTCAGGCCCAGGTGGTTAACTTGATGCAAAAGCTTCAGTACAAACGTGGATTGACCTATCTTTTTATTGCCCATGACTTGTCAATGGTCAAATACATTTCTGACCGTATCGGAGTCATGCACTGGGGTAAAATGTTGGAGATTGGGACCTCAGATGATGTCTATAATCATCCTATTCATCCTTATACCAAGAGCCTACTCTCAGCTATTCCTGAGCCAGATCCAGACAAAGAACGTCAGCGGGTGGCTGATGTGTATGATCCAAGTCAAGAATTGGACGGCCAAGAACGTCAGATGCATGAGATTACTCCAGGCCATTTTGTCTTAGCTACCCAAGAAGAAGCAGGTCAATATCGACGGGAGTATCGTTAA
- a CDS encoding DNA-dependent RNA polymerase subunit epsilon produces the protein MIYKIFYQETKDQSPRRENTKALYLDIDATDELEGRIKARKLVEEHTGYNVEFIELLSDKHLDYEKETGVFELTEF, from the coding sequence ATGATTTATAAAATTTTCTATCAAGAAACAAAAGACCAAAGCCCACGTCGCGAGAATACCAAGGCCCTATACCTTGATATTGACGCTACTGACGAACTTGAGGGCCGTATTAAAGCACGTAAACTCGTTGAAGAACACACTGGCTACAACGTTGAGTTTATCGAGTTACTTTCTGACAAACACCTCGATTACGAAAAAGAGACTGGTGTTTTTGAATTAACGGAGTTCTAA